A region from the Podarcis raffonei isolate rPodRaf1 chromosome 11, rPodRaf1.pri, whole genome shotgun sequence genome encodes:
- the SPIN1 gene encoding spindlin-1 isoform X1 has translation MKTPFGKAPGQRSRADPVTLDIFLVGHAGVSASVMKKRASHKKHRNNVGPSKPMSQPRRNIVGCRIQHGWKEGSGPVTQWKGTVLDQVPVNPSLYLIKYDGFDCVYGLELHKDERVSALEVLPDRVASSRISDAHLADTMIGKAVEHMFETEDGSKDEWRGMVLARAPIMNTWFYITYEKDPVLYMYQLLDDYKEGDLRIMPDSNDSPPAEREPGEVVDSLVGKQVEYAKEDGSKRTGMVIHQVEAKPSVYFIKFDDDFHIYVYDLVKTS, from the exons ATGAAGACCCCATTTGGAAAGGCACCAGGTCAGCGGTCCAGAGCTGATCCAG TCACTCTTGACATCTTCCTTGTAGGGCATGCAGGTGTGTCTGCCAGCGTGATGAAGAAGAGGGCTTCCCACAA AAAGCATCGAAACAACGTGGGACCAAGCAAACCAATGTCGCAACCTAGAAGAAATATTGTAGGCTGCAGAATACAGCATGGATGGAAAGAAGGGAGTGGACCTGTGACACAATGGAAAGGCACTGTCCTAGACCAGGTTCCTGTAAATCCCTCCCTCTACCTTATCAAATATGATGGATTTGATTGTGTCTATGGACTAGAACTGCACAAAGACGAAAGGGTTTCAGCACTCGAAGTGCTTCCAGATAGAGTTG CTTCATCTCGAATCAGTGATGCCCACCTGGCAGACACAATGATTGGCAAAGCAGTGGAGCATATGTTTGAAACCGAAGATGGTTCAAAAGATGAGTGGAGGGGAATGGTCTTGGCTCGGGCACCAATTATGAACACATGGTTTTATATTACCTATGAGAAGGATCCTGTCTTGTACATGTACCAGCTCTTAGATGACTATAAAGAAGGTGATCTCCGTATTATGCCTGATTCCA ATGATTCACCTCCAGCAGAACGGGAGCCTGGCGAAGTTGTGGACAGCCTAGTGGGGAAACAAGTGGAATATGCCAAAGAAGATGGCTCAAAAAGGACTGGCATGGTCATTCATCAGGTGGAAGCCAAACCCTCGGTCTATTTCATCAAGTTTGACGATGATTTCCATATTTATGTCTATGATTTGGTGAAGACATCTTAG
- the SPIN1 gene encoding spindlin-1 isoform X2, which yields MKTPFGKAPGQRSRADPGHAGVSASVMKKRASHKKHRNNVGPSKPMSQPRRNIVGCRIQHGWKEGSGPVTQWKGTVLDQVPVNPSLYLIKYDGFDCVYGLELHKDERVSALEVLPDRVASSRISDAHLADTMIGKAVEHMFETEDGSKDEWRGMVLARAPIMNTWFYITYEKDPVLYMYQLLDDYKEGDLRIMPDSNDSPPAEREPGEVVDSLVGKQVEYAKEDGSKRTGMVIHQVEAKPSVYFIKFDDDFHIYVYDLVKTS from the exons ATGAAGACCCCATTTGGAAAGGCACCAGGTCAGCGGTCCAGAGCTGATCCAG GGCATGCAGGTGTGTCTGCCAGCGTGATGAAGAAGAGGGCTTCCCACAA AAAGCATCGAAACAACGTGGGACCAAGCAAACCAATGTCGCAACCTAGAAGAAATATTGTAGGCTGCAGAATACAGCATGGATGGAAAGAAGGGAGTGGACCTGTGACACAATGGAAAGGCACTGTCCTAGACCAGGTTCCTGTAAATCCCTCCCTCTACCTTATCAAATATGATGGATTTGATTGTGTCTATGGACTAGAACTGCACAAAGACGAAAGGGTTTCAGCACTCGAAGTGCTTCCAGATAGAGTTG CTTCATCTCGAATCAGTGATGCCCACCTGGCAGACACAATGATTGGCAAAGCAGTGGAGCATATGTTTGAAACCGAAGATGGTTCAAAAGATGAGTGGAGGGGAATGGTCTTGGCTCGGGCACCAATTATGAACACATGGTTTTATATTACCTATGAGAAGGATCCTGTCTTGTACATGTACCAGCTCTTAGATGACTATAAAGAAGGTGATCTCCGTATTATGCCTGATTCCA ATGATTCACCTCCAGCAGAACGGGAGCCTGGCGAAGTTGTGGACAGCCTAGTGGGGAAACAAGTGGAATATGCCAAAGAAGATGGCTCAAAAAGGACTGGCATGGTCATTCATCAGGTGGAAGCCAAACCCTCGGTCTATTTCATCAAGTTTGACGATGATTTCCATATTTATGTCTATGATTTGGTGAAGACATCTTAG
- the SPIN1 gene encoding spindlin-1 isoform X3 encodes MKKRASHKKHRNNVGPSKPMSQPRRNIVGCRIQHGWKEGSGPVTQWKGTVLDQVPVNPSLYLIKYDGFDCVYGLELHKDERVSALEVLPDRVASSRISDAHLADTMIGKAVEHMFETEDGSKDEWRGMVLARAPIMNTWFYITYEKDPVLYMYQLLDDYKEGDLRIMPDSNDSPPAEREPGEVVDSLVGKQVEYAKEDGSKRTGMVIHQVEAKPSVYFIKFDDDFHIYVYDLVKTS; translated from the exons ATGAAGAAGAGGGCTTCCCACAA AAAGCATCGAAACAACGTGGGACCAAGCAAACCAATGTCGCAACCTAGAAGAAATATTGTAGGCTGCAGAATACAGCATGGATGGAAAGAAGGGAGTGGACCTGTGACACAATGGAAAGGCACTGTCCTAGACCAGGTTCCTGTAAATCCCTCCCTCTACCTTATCAAATATGATGGATTTGATTGTGTCTATGGACTAGAACTGCACAAAGACGAAAGGGTTTCAGCACTCGAAGTGCTTCCAGATAGAGTTG CTTCATCTCGAATCAGTGATGCCCACCTGGCAGACACAATGATTGGCAAAGCAGTGGAGCATATGTTTGAAACCGAAGATGGTTCAAAAGATGAGTGGAGGGGAATGGTCTTGGCTCGGGCACCAATTATGAACACATGGTTTTATATTACCTATGAGAAGGATCCTGTCTTGTACATGTACCAGCTCTTAGATGACTATAAAGAAGGTGATCTCCGTATTATGCCTGATTCCA ATGATTCACCTCCAGCAGAACGGGAGCCTGGCGAAGTTGTGGACAGCCTAGTGGGGAAACAAGTGGAATATGCCAAAGAAGATGGCTCAAAAAGGACTGGCATGGTCATTCATCAGGTGGAAGCCAAACCCTCGGTCTATTTCATCAAGTTTGACGATGATTTCCATATTTATGTCTATGATTTGGTGAAGACATCTTAG